The genomic DNA AGCGGAGCGCCGAAGGTACGTGCCATGCAATTGATTACGGATATAGAAAAGCATAATCGGGGCGCTTATGGCGGTTGCATCGGGTTCATCGGCTTTGACGGCGACTTGAACCAGGCGATCACGATCCGTACATTCGTCAGCCGCGGAAACGTCCTGTACTATCAGGCAGGAGCCGGCATTGTCGCCAAAAGCAATGATGAACGGGAATTGCAGGAAGTCAATAACAAATTAGGCGCTTTGAAGAAAGCGATCGATCTGGCAACAACACTTATAAATTGAAAGTTGAAAATTAAAAGTTGAAAGTTTTTATGAAAGTATTACTGTTCGATAATTATGATTCCTTCACCTACAACTTGTTGCATATACTGAAGGAATTGGGTGCGGAAGTTGAAGTACATCGCAATGACAAGATTTCATTAGACGAAGTGGAACGTTTTGACAAGATCCTTTTGTCACCCGGTCCGGGCATTCCGGAGGAGGCAGGCATCTTGCTGCCGTTAATCCGCCGCTATGCGCCGACCAAGAGCATCTTAGGCGTCTGCCTCGGAGAGCAAGCCATCGGGCAAGCATTCGGTGCAACGCTTATCAACCTGGCGGATGTACATCACGGAGTCTGTTCGGATATACGGGTGACGGTGCCGGATGTGTTGTTTACGGGCTTGGAACCCGGTTTCCGTGCCGGCCGCTACCATTCGTGGGTCGTATCGAAAGAGAATTTCCCCGACTGCCTGGAGATCACGGCAGAGGATGTGGAAGAAGGACAGATCATGGCGCTTCACCATCGCGAATATGATGTTCGCGGCATCCAGTTTCACCCGGAATCCGTACTGACCCCCAAGGGAAAGGCAATCATACGGAACTGGCTGGGGATAAATTAAAAATTAAGAATTAAAAATTAAAAATCAAGGATGAAAGATATATTATATAGGTTATTCGAACATCAGTATTTGGGACGTGACGAAGCGCGGACGATTCTTCAGAATATTGCAGAAGGCAAGTATAATGATTCACAGATTGCCAGCTTGATAACGGTATATCTGATGCGTAATATCTCCGTAGAGGAATTGGCGGGTTTTCGGGAGGCATTGCTCGAAATGCGCGTCCCGGTAGATTTGTCGGAGTTTAAGCCGATCGATATTGTGGGGACGGGAGGCGACGGAAAGAATACGTTCAATATCAGCACGGCTTCCTGCTTTGTCGTAGCCGGTGCCGGATATAACGTCGTGAAACATGGGAACTATGGGGCGACCTCGGTCAGTGGCGCGAGCAACGTAATGGAGCAGCACGGTGTGAAGTTTACTGCCGATATCGACCGGTTGCGCCGTTCGATGGAATCCTGCCATATCGCCTATCTGCATGCGCCGTTGTTCAATCCGGCACTGAAGGCTGTGGCTCCGATACGGAAGAGTTTAGGAGTGCGCAGCTTCTTCAACATGCTCGGCCCGCTGGTCAATCCGGTAATGCCGACCTACCAGTTGTTAGGTGTGTACAACCTGCCATTGCTCAGGCTTTACAGCTATACCTATCAGGAGAGCGGAACGCGTTTTGCCGTTGTACATAGCCTCGACGGGTATGACGAAATCTCGCTGACAGCAGAATTTAAGGTAGCAATGCCGGAAAAAGAGAAGCTCTACACACCGGAAATGTTAGGTTTCTCCCGCACAACGGAAGCGGAACTGGATGGCGGTGAGACAGTCGCCGAAGCAGCCCGCATCTTTGACGATGTCCTGAATAACCGGGCGACTCCGGCACAAAAGAATTGCGTAATCGCCAACTCCGCTTTCGCCATCCAAGTCATCTGCCCGGAAAAGAGAATCTCAGAATGCCTGGAGGAAGCTCAAGAAGCATTGGAAAGTGGTAAAGCATTGCAAACATTCAATACGTTTATCAGTTTGAATGACAAATTACAATGAAACAACGAATATGAAAGATATATTACAAGATATTATAGCGAATAAGCGTATCGAAGTGGAGCGACAAAAACAAGCTGTCCGGTTGCAGACCTTACTGGGGATGGGCGGTGAACGACTCGAACATCCTGCCCGTTCCATGCGGGCGGCTCTCGCAGCATCTTCATCGGGCATCATTGCTGAGTTTAAGAGAAAAAGTCCTTCGAAAGGCTGGTTACATCCCGATGCAGCTATAGCTGATGTCTTGCCCGCCTATGAGAAGGGAGGCGCTTCCGCCTGTTCTGTCCTGACCGATTCGAACTTTTTCGGGGGGTCCTTAGGTGACCTTTGCAAAGCACGCAGCCTGGTGGGCCTGCCCTTATTGAGAAAAGACTTCATCATTGACGAATATCAACTCTATCAAGCACGCGTAATGGGTGCCGATGCCGTCCTGTTGATTGCCGCCTGCCTTACCCCAGAACAATGTCTTATGTTTGCGGAGTTAGCTCATACCCTCAACATGGAAGTACTGTTGGAAATCCATTCCAAAGAAGAACTTGACCACCTCAATCCATTTGTCGATATGTTGGGAGTGAATAACCGCAACCTCGGAACATTTCATACTGATGTGGAAAACTCCTTCCGTCTGGCAAAAGCGATGCAAACGGTCGCTCGTGAAAGAAATCTTTCTCCTTTGTTAGTATCAGAAAGCGGTATTTCGACCACAACCACCGTATCGAACCTCAGAGAAGCTGGTTTTCATGGATTCCTGATCGGAGAGACATTCATGAAAACCGATGTACCAGGCGACACTCTCGCACAATTCATAGGAAGATTATCATGATCATCAAAGTATGCGGAATGCGTGATCCCGAAAATATACGGGAAGTTGCAGCCTTAGGGGTTGACTGGATAGGACTGATATTTTTCGCGAGAAGCCCACGAAGAATAACTAACAATGGACAATTAACTATTGACAATGGCGGCAAGCGGTATTCCGATTGTCAATTGTCAATTATCAATTATCCATTAAAAAAGGTCGGTGTTTTTGTCAACACTTCCTTCGAAGAGTTGGTGGAAACAGCGGCATTTTTCCGACTCGATTACCTGCAACTGCACGGAAATGAAACACCGGAAGATTGCCATGCCTTGCAAAAGCGTGGTTACTCGCTGATCAAAGCATTTCAGATTGCAACAGCTTGCGATCTTGAACAAACTACCAATTATGAAGGGCGTGTCGATTACTTCCTCTTCGATACCAAATGCAATAGTTATGGAGGTTCCGGCAAACAATTCGATTGGTCCGTGCTCGAAGCCTACCGGGGAAAGACTCCTTTCCTGTTAAGCGGAGGCATCCGTCCGGAAAGTGCTGGGGCAATACGTTCTTTCCGGCATCCCCGCCTCGCCGGGATCGACCTGAACAGCGGATTCGAGATTGAACCGGGGCTGAAAGACATAGGAAAGCTAAAGGAGTTTTTAAAAGCAATTCAAAATCATAATTCATAAATCTGAAATCACAAATCAAAAGATGAACCGTATCACAAACTTATTCAACACAAAAAAGAACGGAATCCTTTCCGTCTTCTTTACCGCCGGATATCCGAACCTGGATGACACGAAGAAGATATTAAAAGAGTTAGAAAACAAAGGAATAGACATGGTAGAGATCGGTATTCCCTTCTCCGACCCGATGGCAGACGGCCCCGTGATCCAGGAAGCCTCTACTGCCGCGTTACGAAACGGGATGTCATTGCATGTTCTGTTCGAACAGTTAGAAGATATCCGTCAGGATGTGCATATCCCGATTATCCTGATGGGCTATCTGAACCCGATCATGCAATATGGTTTCGAAGCGTTCTGCCGGAAATGTGTGCAGACAGGAGTAGACGGCATGATCATCCCGGATCTGCCTTTTGCCGATTATATGGCGGATTATAAGGCCATCGTCGATCGATATGACCTCAAAATGATTATGCTCATCACACCCGAAACATCCGAAGAACGCATCCGCCTGATCGATGAACATACAAGCGGTTTCATCTATATGGTATCGAGCGCCTCCACTACCGGAGCGCAGCAGAGTTTCAACGAGCAGAAGCAGGCTTATTTCCACCGCATCAACGGGATGGGACTCCGGAATCCGCGCCTGGTCGGTTTCGGTATATCGAACAAAGCAACCTTCGATGCAGTAGCTATTAACTCATCAGGGGCTATTATAGGAAGCAAATTCATACAATTATTGAAAAGCGAACCGATCTCTGTCGCCGTCGATAAGTTACGGGCAGCCATTCAGGAGTGAAATGAACAGAAAAACAAACATTTTAAAACAGTCGTCCTCCAGCAAATAGGAAAAATACTTCTTTTTACCTTTTCGTTGAGGGATGGCAATAAATCAGACCTACCTCAAAGGACTGATAGATGTCGATATCCTGCCGCCCATGGATTGTCGCTGAATAAGCCGATTACTTTATCGGAAAGTTGTACCTGCAAATACCGATAGTGTAAAATAAACTGTGTCACGCATTATTTCTCAGTAGAAAACTCATCGGTCGGGGAACGGCCAGCGCCAAGGGGTGGGACCACCCGTCCCGACGAGCGAAAATTACAATAATTTAAATCGTTCTCCAAACTTTATGGCAAGTTGCTGTGAGATTGTAGCCCAATTGGCAAGTGGCATAGTCCACTTCTTCCGTATATTACGGTATGCAAGATAAACCAGTTTCTCAAGGGTTGTATCCGACGGGAACACGCCTTTGTTTTTTGTCACCTTACGGATCTGACGATGATACCCTTCAACAGTATTTGTTGTATATATGAGCTTACGAATAGCCGGAGTGTACTGGAAATATTCGGACAGCTTATCCCAATTCTCCTGCCAGGACCTGATAACGATAGGATACTGTTCGCCCCATTTTTCTTCCAGCTTAAGAAGTTCTTTTTCTGCCGATTCTTTATTTACAGCCTGATAAACGCATTTCAAATCCTTCAGGAATTCCTTTTGATTTTTGGAACCTACATATTTGATGGAATTACGAATCTGATGTACAACACAAAGCTGTACGGCTGTATTGGGATAAACACTTTGGATTGCTTCAGGAAAACCTTTCAAGCCGTCTATACAGGCTATAAGAATATCTTCAACTCCACGGTTCTGAAGATCTGTCAGTACACTAAGCCAGAAGTTTGCTCCCTCATTTCTTGATACATACATTCCGAGGAGCTCCTTATGTCCTTCCCGGTCAATACCCAGCACATTATATATTGCACGTGTAACAGCACAACCACATTCATCCGTTACCTTATAATGGATGGCATCCATCCAGACTATAGGATAGACAGAATCAAGCATACGTGATTTCCATGCCTTTATTTCCGGAAGTACACGGTCTGTAATGGAACTGATTGTATCTGCCGATACACGATTACCAAGATTCTCTTCCATCCACTCACTAATCTCACGTGTGCTATTACCAAGAGCATACAGGCCTATTATACGGTCTGCTACGCCTTCTGCAAGAATTGTCTCACGCTTTTTAATGAATTGTGGATCAAAACTTGAATTACGGTCACGGGGAGTGGATACGGTTACCTCACCCAATGCCGTTTGGACCTGTTTTTGCATTTTCCCGTTACGGCGGTTGCCCATTTGACGTTCTTCTGTAAGATATGCATCCATCTCACCCTCCAGAGCTGCATTCAGGATACTTTCCAATAAAGGGGCAAAAGCACCGTCTTTACCTAACAAAGGCTTACCTGCTTTCAGCTGTTCAATTGCCTTGTTCTTGATACTCTCAAAATCAAATTCTTCTTTCACAAAAAAACTGTGTTAGCAAAGTTAATATTTTATTCTTTGCTGACACAGTTTAATTTACATCCTCTTATATAACATTTTCCAATGCGTTTTTCCAAGAAGCAACAGTCCGGCTCGACCCTTCTTTTTTTCATTTTCTGAAAGAGAATCCTGTCGTCACGCTACCTGCCGAACGTACACGCACCATTAACGGACTCATCATTGCACTGGAAGATCTCTATAAAGATAAAGAAAACTGTTTCCGACTACAAATCCTTCGCAACTACACGCAAAGTTTCCTTTTGGACATTTACGATAAGACACATTGTATCTTCAAGCAGAACCACCCGGGAGGAATCAACCGGTAGGAAGATTTGTTCAAACGATTTATCCAGTTGATACACAAACACTGCCTCAGCCAGCGCGAAGTTTCATTTTACGCAAAAAAATGTTCATCCCCCCCGCTATCTATCCGCCATCGCGCAAGCCGTCTCCGGAGAAACAGCAAAAAACATCATTGATAAACATGTCATACTCGAAATAAAAGTATTGCTGGAATCGACAGACTTAACATACAGGAAATAGCCAACCGCCTCCAGTTTCCGGATCAGTCGCTTTTCGGCCGGTATTTCAAGAGACATACCGGCACTTCTCCGCAATACTACAGGCGTAAACTCGGTTAGCCGGAGCCTGTTCCACAAGCACGGAACAAAAGTTTCCGGCGTATGAAACTTTTGTTTCCTAACCTGCGAAATTGTTTTTCTCTCCTACCTTGCCAAATTATTCAAAGATTCATCGTATATTTGTCGTTAGGTTTAAAACCTTGTAAACTGTATATTAACAAGATTAATTCTATTAGTAAATGGGAAGAATATTAGTTATTGGTGCAGGGGGCGTTAGTACCGTTGCTGTTAAGAAGATTGCGATGAATGCAGATATCTTTACCGATATCATGGTTGCCAGCCGCACAAAAAGCAAATGCGACCGGATTGCCGCCGATATTAAGAATGTAAAGGTACAAACAGCACAGGTTGATGCAGACAACGTGGAAGAACTCGTTACCTTGTTCAATTCCTTCAAACCAGACTTAGTAGTAAACCTAGCTTTGCCCTATCAGGATCTCCACATCATGAATGCCTGCCTAGCATACGGTGTCAGCTATCTCGACACGGCCAATTACGAACCGCTGGACGAAGCTAAATACCAATACAGCTGGCAGTGGGCATACAAGAAACGTTTCGAAGATGCCGGTCTGACTGCTATCCTGGGTTGTGGATTCGATCCGGGCGTAACAGGCGTATATACGGCTTATGCGGCCAAACATCACTTCGATGAAATACAATATCTGGATATTGTAGACTGTAATGCAGGAGACCATCACAAAGCATTTGCGACTAATTTCAACCCGGAAATCAATATCCGCGAGATTACCCAACGAGGAAAATATTTCGAGGACGGAGAATGGAAAGAAACAGATCCGTTGTCCATACACAAACCGTTGAACTATCCGAATGTCGGTCCAAGAGAGTCCTACCTAATGTACCACGAAGAGTTGGAAAGCCTGACCAAAAACTTCCCGACAATTAAGCGTGCCCGCTTTTGGATGACTTTCGGACAGGAATATCTGACTCATTTACGCGTGATCCAGAACATCGGTATGTCCCGCATCGATCCGATTATGTATAATGGACAGGAAATCGTTCCGATCCAATTTTTGAAAGCCGTGTTACCAAATCCGGGGGATCTGGGTGAAAACTATACAGGCGAAACTTCCATTGGTTGCCGCATCCGTGGTATCAAGGATGGAAAAGAAATGACCTACTATATTTACAATAACTGTAGCCACCATGCCGCTTACCTAGAAACAGGAGCACAAGGTGTAAGCTACACGACCGGCGTCCCGGCGATGATCGGGGCCAAACTGTTCATACAGGGAGTTTGGAAAAAACCAGGGGTTTGGAACGTAGAAGAGTTCGATCCCGATCCATTCATGAAGGAACTGAACGAACAAGGTCTGCCTTGGCACGAACTGTTCAATATAGATCTAGAACTGTAAACAATGGACAATTGATAATTGACAATTATATTAATATCCTTTTTAATTGTCAATTGTCAATTATCAATTAACTAAATGGCTCGTAATATTTACAACATACTACGTCTTGGTACACAAATCAAAAGCAGAAGGCTCAAACTATTGGGTATTTGGCTATTTCATGTGTTAGGAAAACGGTACATCGGTATTTT from Parabacteroides merdae ATCC 43184 includes the following:
- a CDS encoding anthranilate synthase component II; this translates as MKVLLFDNYDSFTYNLLHILKELGAEVEVHRNDKISLDEVERFDKILLSPGPGIPEEAGILLPLIRRYAPTKSILGVCLGEQAIGQAFGATLINLADVHHGVCSDIRVTVPDVLFTGLEPGFRAGRYHSWVVSKENFPDCLEITAEDVEEGQIMALHHREYDVRGIQFHPESVLTPKGKAIIRNWLGIN
- a CDS encoding phosphoribosylanthranilate isomerase; the encoded protein is MIIKVCGMRDPENIREVAALGVDWIGLIFFARSPRRITNNGQLTIDNGGKRYSDCQLSIINYPLKKVGVFVNTSFEELVETAAFFRLDYLQLHGNETPEDCHALQKRGYSLIKAFQIATACDLEQTTNYEGRVDYFLFDTKCNSYGGSGKQFDWSVLEAYRGKTPFLLSGGIRPESAGAIRSFRHPRLAGIDLNSGFEIEPGLKDIGKLKEFLKAIQNHNS
- the trpC gene encoding indole-3-glycerol phosphate synthase TrpC translates to MKDILQDIIANKRIEVERQKQAVRLQTLLGMGGERLEHPARSMRAALAASSSGIIAEFKRKSPSKGWLHPDAAIADVLPAYEKGGASACSVLTDSNFFGGSLGDLCKARSLVGLPLLRKDFIIDEYQLYQARVMGADAVLLIAACLTPEQCLMFAELAHTLNMEVLLEIHSKEELDHLNPFVDMLGVNNRNLGTFHTDVENSFRLAKAMQTVARERNLSPLLVSESGISTTTTVSNLREAGFHGFLIGETFMKTDVPGDTLAQFIGRLS
- the trpA gene encoding tryptophan synthase subunit alpha; protein product: MNRITNLFNTKKNGILSVFFTAGYPNLDDTKKILKELENKGIDMVEIGIPFSDPMADGPVIQEASTAALRNGMSLHVLFEQLEDIRQDVHIPIILMGYLNPIMQYGFEAFCRKCVQTGVDGMIIPDLPFADYMADYKAIVDRYDLKMIMLITPETSEERIRLIDEHTSGFIYMVSSASTTGAQQSFNEQKQAYFHRINGMGLRNPRLVGFGISNKATFDAVAINSSGAIIGSKFIQLLKSEPISVAVDKLRAAIQE
- the trpD gene encoding anthranilate phosphoribosyltransferase, which encodes MKDILYRLFEHQYLGRDEARTILQNIAEGKYNDSQIASLITVYLMRNISVEELAGFREALLEMRVPVDLSEFKPIDIVGTGGDGKNTFNISTASCFVVAGAGYNVVKHGNYGATSVSGASNVMEQHGVKFTADIDRLRRSMESCHIAYLHAPLFNPALKAVAPIRKSLGVRSFFNMLGPLVNPVMPTYQLLGVYNLPLLRLYSYTYQESGTRFAVVHSLDGYDEISLTAEFKVAMPEKEKLYTPEMLGFSRTTEAELDGGETVAEAARIFDDVLNNRATPAQKNCVIANSAFAIQVICPEKRISECLEEAQEALESGKALQTFNTFISLNDKLQ
- a CDS encoding IS256 family transposase, coding for MKEEFDFESIKNKAIEQLKAGKPLLGKDGAFAPLLESILNAALEGEMDAYLTEERQMGNRRNGKMQKQVQTALGEVTVSTPRDRNSSFDPQFIKKRETILAEGVADRIIGLYALGNSTREISEWMEENLGNRVSADTISSITDRVLPEIKAWKSRMLDSVYPIVWMDAIHYKVTDECGCAVTRAIYNVLGIDREGHKELLGMYVSRNEGANFWLSVLTDLQNRGVEDILIACIDGLKGFPEAIQSVYPNTAVQLCVVHQIRNSIKYVGSKNQKEFLKDLKCVYQAVNKESAEKELLKLEEKWGEQYPIVIRSWQENWDKLSEYFQYTPAIRKLIYTTNTVEGYHRQIRKVTKNKGVFPSDTTLEKLVYLAYRNIRKKWTMPLANWATISQQLAIKFGERFKLL
- a CDS encoding saccharopine dehydrogenase family protein, yielding MGRILVIGAGGVSTVAVKKIAMNADIFTDIMVASRTKSKCDRIAADIKNVKVQTAQVDADNVEELVTLFNSFKPDLVVNLALPYQDLHIMNACLAYGVSYLDTANYEPLDEAKYQYSWQWAYKKRFEDAGLTAILGCGFDPGVTGVYTAYAAKHHFDEIQYLDIVDCNAGDHHKAFATNFNPEINIREITQRGKYFEDGEWKETDPLSIHKPLNYPNVGPRESYLMYHEELESLTKNFPTIKRARFWMTFGQEYLTHLRVIQNIGMSRIDPIMYNGQEIVPIQFLKAVLPNPGDLGENYTGETSIGCRIRGIKDGKEMTYYIYNNCSHHAAYLETGAQGVSYTTGVPAMIGAKLFIQGVWKKPGVWNVEEFDPDPFMKELNEQGLPWHELFNIDLEL